One part of the Humulus lupulus chromosome 9, drHumLupu1.1, whole genome shotgun sequence genome encodes these proteins:
- the LOC133800728 gene encoding CBL-interacting serine/threonine-protein kinase 14 — protein sequence MPEFGSYAGNRTHMPDGEVSSEKVLFGKYELGKLLGVGAFAKVYHARNIRTGQSVAIKAVSKSKVEKGGCTAHVKREITIMRQLHHPNIVKLLEVMASKTKIYFVMEFAKGGELFTKVAKGRFSEDLSRRYFQQLISAVGYCHSRGVFHRDLKPENLLLDENWELKVSDFGLSAVSDSTQPDGLLHTLCGTPAYVAPEILSKKGYDGAKVDVWTCGVILFVLTSGYLPFNDANLMVMYRKIYKGEFRYPKWTSPELKRFISRLLDINPKTRITVDEIVKDPWFKKGYRERKFHMEDLAAKDYFMGTGENYNNIKSFNAFDIISISSGFNLSGLFNESDVSESEERFVSAETPRRVVERVEEVAKEANLSVKRNSADDWWAKLEGYNGNFVARLEVHRLTEELVLVEFKLREREVGVGLQIWKDKLRPKLEGLVSQPEPSVSGH from the coding sequence ATGCCGGAATTCGGAAGTTATGCCGGCAACCGTACTCACATGCCGGACGGTGAAGTTTCGTCGGAGAAAGTCCTGTTCGGTAAGTACGAGCTCGGGAAGCTTCTCGGCGTCGGAGCCTTCGCAAAGGTTTACCACGCCAGGAATATCCGTACTGGTCAGAGTGTGGCGATCAAGGCTGTGAGCAAGTCGAAGGTGGAGAAGGGCGGTTGCACAGCGCACGTTAAGAGAGAAATTACAATCATGCGCCAGCTGCACCACCCTAACATCGTGAAGCTTCTCGAGGTCATGGCGTCGAAGACGAAGATCTACTTCGTGATGGAGTTCGCCAAGGGAGGAGAGCTTTTCACTAAGGTAGCGAAAGGACGATTCAGCGAGGATCTGAGCCGTCGGTACTTCCAGCAGTTGATCTCCGCCGTCGGTTACTGTCACTCCCGCGGCGTCTTCCACCGCGATCTGAAACCGGAGAACCTCCTCCTCGACGAGAATTGGGAACTCAAAGTGTCTGATTTCGGGCTCAGCGCCGTATCGGATTCGACCCAACCCGACGGATTGCTCCACACTCTTTGCGGTACACCTGCTTACGTGGCACCGGAGATTCTCTCAAAGAAAGGCTACGACGGCGCCAAGGTGGACGTCTGGACATGTGGCGTAATCTTATTCGTCCTGACCTCCGGTTACTTACCGTTCAACGATGCTAACCTCATGGTGATGTACCGGAAAATTTACAAAGGAGAGTTCCGGTACCCGAAATGGACCTCGCCGGAGCTAAAACGGTTCATTTCTCGGCTACTCGATATAAACCCCAAGACGAGGATCACCGTCGATGAAATCGTGAAGGACCCGTGGTTCAAAAAGGGTTACAGAGAGAGAAAATTTCACATGGAAGACTTGGCAGCAAAAGATTACTTCATGGGAACCGGAGAGAATTACAACAATATTAAGAGCTTTAATGCGTTCGATATAATCTCAATCTCGTCCGGTTTCAATCTCTCCGGTTTGTTCAATGAGTCCGATGTTTCGGAAAGCGAGGAGCGGTTCGTATCGGCGGAGACTCCCCGGAGAGTGGTGGAGAGAGTGGAAGAGGTGGCCAAGGAGGCAAACTTGAGTGTGAAGAGGAATAGCGCTGATGATTGGTGGGCCAAACTGGAGGGGTATAATGGTAATTTCGTAGCTAGGTTGGAGGTTCACCGGTTAACGGAGGAACTCGTTTTGGTCGAGTTCAAgttaagagagagagaggttgGAGTAGGCTTACAAATTTGGAAAGATAAGCTGAGACCCAAACTCGAAGGTTTGGTAAGTCAACCGGAACCGTCAGTCTCCGGTCACTAA